The Thalassomonas actiniarum genome contains the following window.
GCGGCCCTGGCTTCAATACCGGTTTCAATAAAGATGCCGCCCTCGGTATAGCGCAGGGCATTTTGGATCAAGTTTGCCACCACCCGCTTAACCGCCACATAACGCAGAGGAATTTCCGGTAACTCACCGGCGCTAAACTGGATAATTCGGTCCGGCGGTGTTTCGGTATGCACCACCTCTTCAATCAGGTAATTGAGGTTGCCGGGCTCGGCTTTGTCTTTGGTATCATGACGAATATAATCGATAAACTGATCTATGATGCTGTTCATATCGTTGATATCGCTTTCGATGCCTTCTTTAAAAAAGTCATCTTCACCAGACATCATTTCCGTGGCCAGGCGGATCCGGGTCAACGGCGTGCGCAAATCATGGGAAATACCCGCCATCAACAAATTCCGGTCGTCTTCAAGTTGTTTGATGCCTTTGGACATATGGTTAAACGCCTGGGTTACCGCGGCTATTTCCGTGGTACCCCGCTCTTTTAACGGTTCGGGAAAATCGCCGCGCCCCACTTCTTCCGCCGCCCGCTGCAGGGATTTGAGCGGCCGGTTGAGTTGCCGGACAAAGAGCCAGCCGCCGGCGACACTGAGTACACCGATCAAGCTTAAGAAAAACAATAGAGGTAAGAAATTGGCTTCTTCCAGCCCGGTCAGGGGAATTTTCACCCATAAGCGCGGTGCTTGCGGCGGCCGGATCCAGAATAAATATTCGTCTCCCTGGGTGATACGCACTTCCGCCGGGCCGCCGAGTAACTTACTCATTTCATCGGAGCGATACGGGTAATAAACCGCCTGTGCCAGGCCCAGCTGCAGGGCATCTTTTTCCCGGTAGAGACCGATACCGGTTTCGTGCTGGAACGCCTCGGCCATTGCCGGGCTCAGCTCGGAATGTTTAACGTCGATAAACACCACCCGGATTTGTTTTGCCAGCAGCTGATGAATTTGCTGAGAATTCGGCTGGATATAAAATATCGCCATGGACACCCAGGACACCACCTGGTTAATTAACAGCAAAATCCCGATCAATAGAACCGTCTGGCCAAACGCACTGCGTGGTAACAACTTCATATTTACTGGATTTTCTCTTATACCGCTTCTTTACCGTCGGGCACAAAGACATAACCTAAGCCCCACACGGTTTGAATATATCTGGGTTTGGCGGGGTCTTCTTCCAGCATACGGCGCAGGCGGGAAACCTGTACGTCGATACTGCGCTCCAGCGCCGAGTAATCCCGCCCCCTGGCCAGGTTCATCAGCTTATCCCGGGATAAAGGCTCCCTGGGATGGGTGATCAAGGCTTTAAGCACGGCAAATTCACCACTGGTAAGCGGCATGTTGACATCGCCTTTCTTCATTTCCCGCGTGGCAAGGTTTAATTCATATTCGCCGAAACTGATAACATTTTCTTCCAGCGAAGGCGCACCCGGCGCTTCCTGAACCCGGCGTCTGAGTACCGCCTTGATACGCGCCAGTAATTCGCGCGGATTAAAAGGTTTCGGCATATAATCGTCGGCCCCTAATTCCAGGCCGATAATACGGTCAACTTCATCCCCTTTCGCCGTCAGCATAACAATAGGGATATTATTGGAATTTTGCCTCAGGCGACGGCAAATAGATAAACCGTCTTCACCCGGCAACATTAAATCCAGCACCAGCAGGTGAAAGTTTTCCCGCTCCAGCAAACGATCCATTTGATCGGCGCTGGCGGCGCTACGCACAGTAAATCCCTGCTCTACCAGATAACGCTCCAGTAAAGCCCGTAATCTCATATCATCATCAACAACTAAAATTTTCGGTGTTTCATGTCCCATAGCGCACTATTTTCATACCAGATTAACTTGCTGCCACTATAAGACATCTTCCCTTAGATTTGAAAGGGCTGAGGGGATAATTATTCAGGCATTTGTTACAAATTATGAAATGCTATTTCGTTGTCCCCCGGCAAAGGAATAAAATCCCCCCTTAGGGATGGCGATAAAAAACAAACATTAAGCTAGATACAAATGCCGTT
Protein-coding sequences here:
- the envZ gene encoding two-component system sensor histidine kinase EnvZ — protein: MKLLPRSAFGQTVLLIGILLLINQVVSWVSMAIFYIQPNSQQIHQLLAKQIRVVFIDVKHSELSPAMAEAFQHETGIGLYREKDALQLGLAQAVYYPYRSDEMSKLLGGPAEVRITQGDEYLFWIRPPQAPRLWVKIPLTGLEEANFLPLLFFLSLIGVLSVAGGWLFVRQLNRPLKSLQRAAEEVGRGDFPEPLKERGTTEIAAVTQAFNHMSKGIKQLEDDRNLLMAGISHDLRTPLTRIRLATEMMSGEDDFFKEGIESDINDMNSIIDQFIDYIRHDTKDKAEPGNLNYLIEEVVHTETPPDRIIQFSAGELPEIPLRYVAVKRVVANLIQNALRYTEGGIFIETGIEARAAGSGPAIKYAYFSVCDEGEGIPEDEIDRLFQPFTQGDKARGTEGSGLGLAIIKRIVDTHGGKVSLSNREQGGLQAKVYLPLSY
- the ompR gene encoding two-component system response regulator OmpR encodes the protein MGHETPKILVVDDDMRLRALLERYLVEQGFTVRSAASADQMDRLLERENFHLLVLDLMLPGEDGLSICRRLRQNSNNIPIVMLTAKGDEVDRIIGLELGADDYMPKPFNPRELLARIKAVLRRRVQEAPGAPSLEENVISFGEYELNLATREMKKGDVNMPLTSGEFAVLKALITHPREPLSRDKLMNLARGRDYSALERSIDVQVSRLRRMLEEDPAKPRYIQTVWGLGYVFVPDGKEAV